One segment of Sulfobacillus thermosulfidooxidans DSM 9293 DNA contains the following:
- the ade gene encoding adenine deaminase, translating to MTYNSEIRRQLAQVALGNLEPDLVITHAQLVNVHTKEIEPDVSVAVKSGFIAYIGKSVPGIKDTTKVIDAHQQYLVPGLIDGHMHVESSMLSVAEFARAVLPFGTTTIFMDPHEMANVFGLEGVALMMHEAEHLPLRVFTTVPSCVPAAPGLEDSGQYLGPNEVHSALNFPRVAGLSEVMDFPGVVNGNPEVLEKIRLTYEKHQVVTGHLPTSDDRVIQAYAATGIFSDHESTSREEALAKARRGITVMIREGTAWKDVHECIKIVTEDGIDPHQCLLVTDDVEPATLVQDGHLNVVVRRAIEEGVDALSAIQMATINTARYFHVEDWLGSIAPGHVADMLLIPDLMNMRPSVVFAGGEIVAENGQFVAEITAPSYPDYVKKSVHLPRAVTAQDFFVKSESCSQGEVTVRAIGVNNNSALTHLYTSTARVEEGVILPSLDNDLVYAAVLERHHGSGQIGRGFVHGFGIKRGAVASTVGHDSHNLMVMGVNPTDMAMAANALAQCGGGMVAVLDQTILALVSLPIAGLMAEESAQVMAEKLERLTEAWRRLGCTLHAPYMTFSLIALPVIPELRLSNKGLVDVMSMTLVPVEVL from the coding sequence ATGACCTATAATAGTGAAATCAGACGGCAACTGGCTCAAGTGGCTTTAGGGAATCTAGAACCCGATTTGGTTATTACCCATGCACAATTGGTCAATGTGCATACCAAAGAAATTGAGCCTGACGTATCTGTTGCGGTGAAGTCGGGATTCATTGCTTATATCGGAAAGTCTGTTCCTGGCATAAAGGATACGACCAAAGTGATCGACGCGCACCAGCAATATCTGGTGCCGGGACTCATTGATGGGCATATGCATGTCGAGAGTAGCATGCTCTCGGTTGCCGAGTTTGCGCGCGCTGTTTTGCCGTTCGGAACGACTACTATTTTTATGGATCCCCATGAGATGGCGAATGTCTTTGGGCTTGAAGGCGTGGCATTAATGATGCACGAGGCAGAACATTTGCCTCTGCGCGTGTTTACCACCGTTCCGTCTTGTGTGCCGGCAGCACCGGGGCTAGAAGATAGTGGACAATATTTAGGGCCCAATGAAGTGCACAGTGCTTTGAACTTTCCCCGCGTGGCGGGCCTCAGTGAGGTCATGGACTTCCCCGGCGTCGTTAACGGAAATCCTGAAGTTCTTGAAAAAATTCGATTAACCTATGAAAAACACCAGGTGGTGACAGGGCATCTTCCAACCTCTGATGATCGTGTAATTCAAGCCTACGCTGCAACGGGGATATTTTCCGACCATGAATCCACGTCCCGAGAAGAAGCGTTAGCCAAGGCCAGGCGCGGGATCACGGTAATGATCCGGGAAGGAACGGCCTGGAAAGACGTTCATGAATGCATAAAGATTGTTACCGAAGATGGTATTGATCCTCATCAATGTCTTTTAGTCACTGATGATGTGGAGCCAGCGACATTGGTTCAAGATGGACACCTAAACGTCGTGGTCCGACGAGCTATTGAGGAAGGCGTTGATGCCTTAAGCGCTATTCAAATGGCGACAATTAATACGGCTCGGTATTTTCATGTTGAAGACTGGCTCGGAAGTATTGCCCCGGGTCATGTGGCTGATATGCTTTTAATACCGGATCTTATGAATATGCGGCCTAGTGTGGTATTTGCTGGGGGAGAGATTGTTGCCGAAAATGGTCAATTCGTTGCCGAAATCACAGCCCCTTCTTATCCAGATTATGTTAAAAAATCTGTGCATTTGCCCCGCGCAGTAACGGCTCAAGATTTCTTTGTAAAGAGTGAATCCTGTTCTCAAGGCGAAGTGACTGTGAGGGCCATAGGAGTCAACAATAACAGCGCGTTAACCCATTTGTATACCAGCACGGCACGGGTAGAAGAGGGCGTCATTTTGCCATCGCTTGATAATGATTTAGTGTATGCGGCGGTCTTAGAACGCCATCACGGCTCAGGACAAATTGGGCGGGGATTTGTGCATGGATTTGGTATTAAACGAGGTGCCGTCGCATCAACGGTGGGTCATGACAGCCACAATTTGATGGTTATGGGAGTCAATCCCACTGACATGGCCATGGCGGCTAATGCCTTAGCTCAATGTGGTGGAGGTATGGTTGCTGTTTTAGATCAAACCATATTGGCTTTAGTATCTTTACCCATTGCCGGGTTGATGGCAGAAGAATCCGCGCAGGTCATGGCGGAAAAATTAGAGCGGTTAACAGAGGCATGGCGTCGTCTTGGATGTACACTCCATGCTCCTTATATGACCTTTTCCCTGATTGCGTTGCCTGTCATTCCAGAACTGCGGTTGAGCAATAAAGGATTGGTCGATGTGATGTCCATGACACTGGTCCCGGTGGAGGTTCTTTGA
- a CDS encoding urease subunit beta — protein MIPGEIQCDGDMVTINSSGATVTLTVENTGDRPVQVGSHFHFFEVNKALDFNREKAYGMRLDIPAGTAVRFEPGIRQTIILTPIKGARRVYGLNGLTEGPLDKEGNKEAALERAKQRGFWRPES, from the coding sequence ATGATACCAGGGGAAATCCAGTGTGATGGCGACATGGTGACTATCAATTCTTCGGGTGCCACTGTGACATTAACGGTGGAGAACACCGGGGACAGACCCGTTCAAGTGGGATCTCATTTTCATTTTTTTGAGGTAAACAAGGCGCTTGACTTTAATCGGGAGAAAGCCTACGGGATGCGTCTTGACATTCCGGCGGGAACAGCGGTGCGGTTTGAACCCGGAATCCGCCAGACCATCATATTGACACCCATTAAAGGAGCACGCCGGGTTTATGGGTTAAATGGATTGACAGAAGGTCCTCTAGATAAAGAGGGAAATAAAGAAGCAGCTCTTGAACGTGCCAAACAACGAGGGTTTTGGAGGCCAGAGTCATGA
- the ureC gene encoding urease subunit alpha, with protein sequence MSHSIDRHHYAHLFGPTVGDKIRLADTDLWAMVEEDRTLLGEEAKFGGGKVVRDGMGQASWHSSKAGAPDLVITNVVIIDYWGIVKADVGIKDGRIVAIGKAGNPDIMDGVDPRLIISPATEVISAEGLILTAGGIDSHVHWITPDLARHALMAGLTTLIGGGTGPATGTNATTATPGPWNITRMLEAMSSMPVNIGLTGKGNSSFPEPLEEQIAAGAIGLKLHEDWGTTPRAIDTCLKVADEADVQVTIHTDTLNEAGFVEQTLEAIGGRTIHTYHTEGAGGGHAPDILRVASFENVLPSSTNPTRPYTINTLAEHLDMLMVCHHLDPKLPEDVAFADSRIRGETIAAEDVLHDLGVLSMMSSDSMAMGRIGEVIIRTWQTADKMKKERGHLPEDSPRNDNWRIRRYVAKYTINPAITHGISRLVGSVEVGKWADLVLWNPAFFGVKPSIIIKGGMIVAAQMGDANASIPTVEPQMMREMFGAQGFAPNELSWTFLSKQAYVSEHIQKRIKRRVYPVENCRSITKKSMMLNDQTPHIEVDPETYRVYVDGERITSRPATVLPLAQRYFLF encoded by the coding sequence ATGAGTCATTCAATCGATCGCCATCATTATGCGCATTTATTTGGGCCGACTGTGGGAGACAAAATTCGGTTGGCCGACACCGATTTGTGGGCCATGGTTGAAGAAGACCGAACGCTTTTGGGTGAGGAAGCGAAATTCGGTGGAGGCAAAGTGGTTCGCGACGGCATGGGGCAGGCCAGTTGGCATAGTTCTAAAGCGGGTGCACCGGATTTAGTCATTACAAATGTGGTCATCATTGATTACTGGGGTATAGTCAAAGCGGATGTTGGCATTAAAGATGGACGAATTGTTGCGATTGGGAAGGCAGGAAACCCCGATATTATGGACGGGGTCGATCCCCGGTTAATTATCTCTCCCGCTACTGAGGTGATCTCTGCGGAAGGCCTTATTCTGACCGCTGGCGGTATTGATTCCCATGTTCACTGGATTACGCCCGATTTAGCTCGACACGCCTTAATGGCGGGTTTAACTACATTGATTGGGGGAGGAACCGGTCCGGCAACGGGGACCAATGCGACCACGGCCACCCCAGGACCGTGGAATATCACTCGGATGCTGGAAGCCATGAGTTCGATGCCGGTAAACATCGGCTTAACAGGAAAAGGCAATTCCTCATTTCCTGAGCCTCTAGAAGAACAAATTGCTGCGGGGGCCATTGGTCTCAAACTACATGAAGACTGGGGCACAACCCCTAGAGCGATCGATACCTGTTTAAAGGTTGCCGATGAGGCCGACGTCCAGGTGACAATCCATACCGATACCCTGAACGAAGCAGGATTTGTGGAACAAACCCTAGAAGCCATTGGCGGGCGGACTATTCACACATACCACACCGAAGGTGCCGGTGGCGGTCATGCTCCAGACATTCTTCGTGTGGCATCTTTCGAAAACGTTTTGCCTTCTTCAACCAATCCCACACGGCCTTATACGATCAATACCCTAGCAGAACATTTGGATATGTTAATGGTCTGTCATCACTTAGATCCAAAACTTCCTGAAGACGTGGCGTTTGCGGATTCACGCATTCGCGGGGAAACCATAGCGGCAGAAGATGTCTTGCATGATTTAGGCGTCTTGTCGATGATGTCTTCCGATTCCATGGCCATGGGACGTATTGGCGAAGTGATTATTCGAACATGGCAGACGGCCGATAAAATGAAAAAGGAACGAGGCCATCTGCCCGAAGATTCTCCCCGAAATGACAATTGGCGGATTCGCCGGTATGTCGCCAAATACACCATCAATCCCGCAATTACTCATGGAATTTCGCGATTAGTCGGATCTGTTGAAGTCGGGAAGTGGGCTGATTTAGTGTTATGGAACCCAGCATTCTTTGGAGTTAAACCCTCGATTATCATTAAAGGCGGGATGATCGTAGCAGCGCAAATGGGTGATGCTAATGCATCGATTCCTACCGTGGAACCGCAAATGATGCGTGAAATGTTTGGCGCTCAAGGATTTGCCCCGAATGAGCTGTCATGGACTTTTCTCTCTAAACAAGCCTATGTCTCTGAGCATATTCAGAAGCGGATTAAACGGCGGGTATATCCCGTAGAAAATTGCCGGAGCATTACTAAAAAGTCGATGATGCTTAATGACCAAACTCCTCACATCGAAGTGGATCCGGAAACCTACCGGGTTTATGTCGATGGTGAACGGATTACGTCTCGGCCAGCAACAGTTCTTCCCTTAGCGCAGCGGTACTTCCTCTTTTGA
- a CDS encoding cytochrome c oxidase subunit II, whose amino-acid sequence MAPKRSKRAFRYLSLMALAVGLLVSGCGQQYVLLHPAGPVAASELGLIYISGAAMLFMVLLVWVLFAIVIVRFRDKPGNKAPYRPLWDHNRKLELFWLALSFIIVIIISVPTVQKTYALDKIPSGTDPIVIDVTSLDYKWLFEYPQQHIATVNYIDIPSGVPVLFELTADSPMNTFWVPQLGGMEYTMPGEVLPLWLEASHPGVYWGRSGQFSGTGFVHMTFNVKAVPMAQFQQWVQNVRQTASPMTLADYHQLLQHNWISPRSYSSYPASTFPNTTHGFTLEGGMYMQMKNMYMNMPSN is encoded by the coding sequence ATGGCCCCTAAACGCTCTAAACGAGCGTTCCGCTATTTAAGCCTGATGGCCCTCGCCGTAGGGCTTTTGGTATCCGGTTGTGGCCAGCAATATGTTCTTTTGCATCCTGCTGGTCCTGTGGCCGCCAGTGAATTAGGGCTCATTTATATTTCCGGCGCGGCCATGTTATTTATGGTGTTACTGGTTTGGGTGTTATTTGCGATTGTGATTGTTCGCTTTCGCGATAAACCCGGAAACAAAGCTCCTTACCGACCGCTTTGGGACCACAACCGCAAATTAGAATTATTCTGGCTGGCTCTCTCGTTTATCATTGTTATCATCATCAGCGTTCCCACCGTGCAAAAAACTTACGCGTTAGACAAGATTCCTTCAGGAACCGATCCGATTGTTATTGATGTCACATCCCTTGATTATAAGTGGCTGTTTGAATATCCCCAGCAACATATTGCGACGGTTAACTACATCGACATCCCATCGGGCGTTCCCGTACTCTTTGAACTGACGGCCGATTCACCCATGAACACTTTTTGGGTTCCGCAATTAGGTGGGATGGAATATACCATGCCCGGCGAAGTCTTGCCTTTATGGCTTGAGGCAAGCCATCCTGGTGTCTATTGGGGCCGCAGTGGTCAATTCTCTGGCACAGGCTTCGTACACATGACGTTTAACGTCAAAGCGGTTCCCATGGCACAATTCCAACAATGGGTACAAAATGTTCGCCAAACAGCCAGCCCCATGACCTTAGCAGATTATCATCAACTGCTCCAACACAATTGGATTAGCCCCAGAAGCTATTCCAGCTACCCGGCCTCGACCTTCCCTAACACCACACACGGGTTCACCCTTGAAGGTGGCATGTATATGCAAATGAAAAACATGTACATGAATATGCCTTCGAACTAG
- the hisC gene encoding histidinol-phosphate transaminase, with protein MAIKWSPITEVPLDRGSLSLSNKMIRLNANESPYPPPEIVLQAISASMHEIHRYPDPSGQELKNRLAKKYHVDPAQIVLGSGSGDLIEHIIRGLFHPGREVIIPHPSFPLYQAIAQSISFTIVKTPLHSNGTVNLNSIADNLSEQTALIIICNPNNPTGGYLPLSDIDAFLSKVPEDVAVLLDEAYWELTDAYDDPDQDSIHLLKKYPNLMISRTFSKFYALAGIRLGYVLTPDTSVSHAISQRLSRVMPNRLALAAGAAALSEEAESVYKIYRSMIQRERTRILTRLTQQGLDVFPSQTNFVTFQWEDSEKILPLNNIAIRPGLGMGLAGYTRMTIGQPDDNERVLNLIEESLNPASTIKHS; from the coding sequence TTGGCCATAAAATGGAGTCCTATCACCGAAGTTCCCTTAGACCGAGGATCTTTGAGTCTTTCCAACAAAATGATCCGGCTGAACGCCAATGAATCTCCCTATCCACCTCCCGAGATCGTCTTACAGGCGATAAGCGCTTCCATGCACGAGATTCACCGCTATCCCGATCCATCGGGACAGGAGCTAAAAAATCGGCTGGCCAAAAAATATCATGTAGATCCTGCACAGATTGTATTGGGTTCGGGATCGGGCGATTTGATTGAGCATATTATCCGCGGTCTTTTTCATCCTGGACGTGAAGTAATCATTCCCCATCCCTCATTTCCCTTGTATCAGGCGATTGCGCAATCTATATCATTTACCATAGTCAAAACACCGCTTCATTCAAATGGTACCGTGAATTTAAATAGCATTGCCGATAACCTTAGCGAACAGACCGCTTTGATCATTATTTGTAATCCCAATAATCCCACAGGAGGCTATCTTCCCCTCTCCGATATTGATGCCTTCTTATCCAAGGTACCTGAAGACGTGGCTGTTCTTCTTGATGAAGCATACTGGGAATTAACAGACGCCTACGATGATCCGGACCAAGATAGCATTCATTTACTGAAGAAATATCCCAACCTCATGATTAGTCGGACATTTTCTAAATTTTATGCGCTGGCGGGAATACGTTTGGGATATGTTTTAACCCCAGACACATCCGTCAGCCATGCCATTTCACAACGCCTCAGCCGTGTTATGCCTAATCGTCTGGCACTTGCCGCCGGCGCAGCAGCTTTGAGTGAAGAAGCCGAGTCGGTATATAAAATTTACCGGAGCATGATTCAACGTGAACGCACCCGTATCTTGACGCGGCTAACGCAACAAGGATTAGATGTCTTTCCCAGTCAAACCAATTTTGTAACGTTCCAGTGGGAAGATTCCGAAAAGATCTTGCCGTTAAACAATATTGCTATTCGGCCTGGTCTCGGTATGGGGTTAGCGGGATATACACGCATGACTATTGGCCAACCCGATGATAATGAACGCGTATTGAATTTAATCGAAGAATCGTTAAATCCTGCATCAACTATCAAACATTCCTAA
- a CDS encoding DUF302 domain-containing protein produces MSAIERIEVSRSAADLVNQFTHWLEEKQIIVYAVVHHTEDMKARGVDPHMDAWTVIFGNPVLGAAFLEETPDVVVDIPLRIGFYQQQPDKSFVVRRHMEELLSDYQLPALVAKSRKADGLLDQWIATLKQ; encoded by the coding sequence GTGTCAGCTATTGAGCGAATTGAAGTATCACGTTCTGCAGCGGATTTGGTGAACCAGTTTACCCACTGGTTGGAAGAAAAACAGATTATTGTTTATGCGGTTGTTCATCATACAGAGGATATGAAAGCGCGGGGCGTTGATCCGCATATGGATGCATGGACCGTAATCTTTGGGAATCCCGTGCTTGGTGCAGCATTTTTAGAGGAAACTCCTGATGTGGTCGTTGATATTCCCTTGCGCATAGGATTTTACCAACAACAACCTGACAAATCGTTTGTGGTACGGCGTCATATGGAAGAATTGTTAAGCGATTACCAGTTGCCCGCCTTGGTCGCGAAAAGCCGAAAGGCCGATGGATTATTAGACCAATGGATTGCTACATTAAAACAATAG
- the ureA gene encoding urease subunit gamma, with protein sequence MFLSPREQEKLLIVVAGDLAAKRLQRGLKLNYPEAVAYIAAALMEGARDGQSVAELMNYGTTLLTTDQVMEGVEEMVETVQIEATFPDGTKLVTVHHPIREPQNMNPVVHSVVKDVTDS encoded by the coding sequence GTGTTTTTATCTCCTAGGGAACAAGAAAAATTACTGATTGTGGTAGCTGGGGATCTGGCTGCCAAACGATTGCAGCGCGGTTTGAAGTTAAATTATCCCGAAGCAGTAGCCTATATTGCCGCAGCTCTCATGGAGGGAGCGAGAGATGGGCAGAGTGTTGCCGAGTTAATGAACTATGGGACGACGCTGCTCACCACGGATCAGGTGATGGAGGGAGTGGAAGAAATGGTGGAGACAGTGCAAATCGAGGCGACATTTCCTGACGGAACCAAATTAGTGACCGTCCATCACCCCATCCGTGAGCCTCAAAATATGAATCCGGTTGTCCATAGCGTCGTGAAGGATGTGACAGATTCATGA
- a CDS encoding aspartate aminotransferase family protein: MDGFDSESLYEQDRLHVWHPLTQHQDYSHNHPLIITHGLESTVYDINGQSYLDAAAGLWCVNVGYGRQQLIDAALRQMQQLAYYPLTQSHPAAIELATRLASYIPSTPHIYFSNSGSEANETAFKMVRQYWQQQGFPHKTKIISRFRGYHGSTLGALSATGQPERKRNYGPMAPDFMQVSAPYCYRCPFHMQYPSCQIQCAEDFERRIQIEGADTVAAIIVEPIIAGGGVLIPPPGYFSRLAHIAKDYNVKLIVDEVVTGFGRTGSLFGHELYNIKPDIVTMAKGLASGYMPIGATAVSDEIFHTFLGATDSGRHLRQVNTFGGHPVACAAAIANLNIIEEDQLVKQAQSKGEYLKQLLVDQLQNVPWVGDIRVQGLLAGIEIVTEPETKTPASDAFMRLLGRHLIKQGILAGKATDVETWHNNILIIAPPLVIHGDELEQIVTGVAHTIRQVGQAPPIHV, translated from the coding sequence ATGGACGGATTTGACTCGGAATCCCTTTATGAACAGGACAGGCTTCATGTTTGGCATCCTTTAACGCAACATCAGGATTATAGCCACAATCATCCCTTAATCATTACCCACGGTCTGGAATCGACAGTCTACGACATAAATGGACAATCTTATCTTGATGCTGCGGCGGGGTTATGGTGTGTTAATGTCGGCTATGGTCGTCAACAACTCATTGATGCCGCTCTTAGACAAATGCAGCAATTAGCTTATTATCCATTGACTCAGAGCCATCCTGCAGCCATCGAACTGGCCACACGTCTTGCGAGCTACATTCCTTCTACCCCCCACATCTACTTTTCCAACTCTGGGTCTGAAGCCAATGAGACCGCATTTAAAATGGTCCGCCAGTATTGGCAACAACAAGGTTTTCCCCATAAAACTAAAATCATATCGCGCTTTCGGGGTTATCATGGTTCAACCTTAGGGGCGTTATCGGCGACGGGACAACCTGAACGGAAACGAAATTATGGGCCCATGGCGCCAGATTTTATGCAGGTCAGTGCCCCCTATTGCTACCGTTGTCCTTTTCACATGCAATATCCTTCATGCCAAATCCAATGTGCCGAGGATTTTGAGCGCCGCATCCAAATTGAAGGTGCCGATACCGTGGCTGCTATCATCGTCGAGCCAATCATTGCAGGAGGAGGTGTTCTGATACCTCCTCCTGGCTATTTTTCTCGTCTCGCCCACATTGCGAAAGACTATAATGTCAAACTCATCGTTGATGAGGTGGTAACCGGATTTGGACGCACTGGTTCTCTTTTTGGACATGAGCTCTATAATATAAAACCGGATATTGTGACGATGGCCAAAGGTCTAGCGAGTGGGTATATGCCTATAGGAGCAACCGCGGTTAGTGACGAAATATTCCACACTTTCTTGGGTGCCACAGATTCAGGACGGCATCTGCGTCAAGTGAACACCTTTGGGGGACATCCTGTGGCTTGCGCTGCCGCCATAGCCAACCTAAACATCATCGAAGAAGACCAATTAGTGAAACAGGCGCAATCGAAAGGAGAATATCTCAAACAGCTTCTGGTTGATCAGTTGCAAAATGTGCCATGGGTGGGAGATATTCGTGTTCAAGGTCTTTTGGCTGGTATCGAAATCGTCACCGAACCCGAAACCAAAACACCCGCCAGTGATGCGTTTATGCGCCTATTAGGACGTCATTTAATTAAGCAAGGCATTTTAGCAGGAAAAGCTACTGATGTCGAAACTTGGCATAATAATATCTTAATTATTGCCCCTCCGCTCGTTATTCACGGCGACGAACTAGAACAGATCGTCACTGGCGTGGCTCACACCATTCGTCAAGTGGGACAAGCCCCTCCCATTCATGTATAG